One window of the Crassaminicella thermophila genome contains the following:
- the groES gene encoding co-chaperone GroES, producing the protein MNIKPLGDRVVIKKLEAEEKTKSGIVLPTQAKEQPQMAEVVAVGPGGMVDGKEVKMEVAVGDKVIFSKYAGTEVKYDGVEYTILRQSDILAIVE; encoded by the coding sequence ATGAATATTAAACCATTAGGTGACAGAGTAGTGATTAAGAAGCTTGAAGCAGAAGAAAAAACAAAAAGTGGTATTGTACTTCCAACACAAGCAAAGGAACAACCACAAATGGCTGAAGTTGTAGCAGTAGGACCAGGTGGAATGGTAGACGGAAAAGAAGTAAAAATGGAAGTAGCGGTAGGAGATAAAGTAATTTTCTCAAAATATGCAGGAACAGAAGTGAAATATGATGGTGTAGAGTATACTATTTTAAGACAAAGTGATATTTTAGCAATCGTTGAGTAA
- the groL gene encoding chaperonin GroEL (60 kDa chaperone family; promotes refolding of misfolded polypeptides especially under stressful conditions; forms two stacked rings of heptamers to form a barrel-shaped 14mer; ends can be capped by GroES; misfolded proteins enter the barrel where they are refolded when GroES binds) translates to MAKEIKFCEDARRKLEAGVNKLADTVKVTLGPKGRNVILDKKFGSPLITNDGVTIAREIELEDAYENMGAQLVKEVATKTNDVAGDGTTTATLLAQAIIREGFKNVAAGANPMILKKGIQNAVDVAVDEIKKISKTIESKEAIAQVAAISAADETIGNLIAEAMEKVGKDGVITVEESKSMGTTLEVVEGMQFDRGYLSPYMVTDAEKMEAVLENPYILITDKKITNIQDILPILEQIVQQGKKLLIIAEDVEGEALATLVVNKLRGTFECVAVKAPGFGDRRKAMLQDIAILTGGTVISEELGLDLKETSLEMLGRANSVKIDKDNTTIIDGAGDAQAIQDRIRQIKVQIEETTSDFDKEKLQERLAKLSGGVAVIEVGAATETELKERKLRIEDALNATRAAVEEGIVAGGGTALINAIPAVEKLVETLHGDEKTGAMIIRRALEEPVRQIAINAGLEGSVIVEKVRNSEVGVGFDALNEKYVNMIEAGIVDPTKVTRSALQNAASVSSMLLTTEAAVADIKEENPASAVPGMGGGMPGMM, encoded by the coding sequence ATGGCAAAGGAAATTAAGTTTTGTGAAGATGCACGCCGTAAATTAGAAGCTGGTGTAAATAAATTAGCAGATACAGTAAAAGTAACATTAGGGCCAAAGGGAAGAAATGTTATTTTAGATAAAAAGTTTGGTTCACCACTTATTACAAATGATGGTGTAACTATTGCAAGAGAAATCGAGCTAGAAGATGCTTATGAAAACATGGGAGCACAGCTTGTAAAAGAAGTAGCAACAAAGACAAACGATGTAGCAGGAGATGGTACGACTACAGCTACATTATTAGCTCAAGCAATTATCAGAGAAGGATTTAAAAATGTTGCAGCTGGTGCAAATCCAATGATTTTGAAAAAAGGTATTCAAAATGCAGTAGATGTTGCAGTAGATGAAATTAAGAAAATTTCTAAAACAATCGAAAGCAAAGAAGCAATTGCACAAGTTGCAGCTATTTCTGCAGCAGATGAAACTATCGGTAATTTAATTGCTGAAGCTATGGAAAAAGTAGGAAAAGACGGCGTTATTACTGTTGAAGAGTCAAAATCAATGGGAACTACTCTAGAGGTAGTAGAAGGTATGCAATTTGATAGAGGATATTTATCTCCTTACATGGTAACAGATGCAGAAAAAATGGAAGCAGTGCTTGAAAACCCATATATCTTAATTACAGATAAGAAAATCACAAATATTCAAGATATCCTTCCAATTTTAGAACAAATCGTACAACAAGGCAAAAAATTATTAATTATTGCTGAAGATGTTGAAGGAGAAGCATTAGCTACATTAGTTGTAAACAAATTAAGAGGAACTTTTGAGTGTGTAGCTGTAAAAGCTCCTGGATTTGGAGATAGAAGAAAAGCAATGCTTCAAGATATTGCGATTTTAACAGGTGGTACTGTAATTTCTGAAGAATTAGGATTAGATTTAAAAGAAACTTCTTTAGAGATGTTAGGACGTGCAAATTCTGTAAAAATTGATAAAGATAATACAACAATTATTGATGGAGCAGGAGATGCACAAGCTATTCAAGATCGTATAAGACAAATCAAAGTACAAATTGAAGAGACAACTTCTGATTTTGATAAAGAAAAATTACAAGAAAGACTTGCAAAGCTTTCTGGTGGTGTTGCAGTAATCGAAGTTGGTGCAGCAACTGAAACTGAATTAAAAGAAAGAAAACTAAGAATTGAAGATGCATTAAATGCTACAAGAGCTGCTGTAGAAGAAGGTATTGTTGCAGGTGGTGGTACTGCACTAATCAATGCAATTCCAGCTGTAGAAAAATTAGTAGAAACATTACATGGAGATGAAAAAACTGGTGCAATGATTATCAGACGTGCACTTGAGGAGCCAGTTAGACAAATTGCTATAAATGCAGGATTAGAAGGATCTGTAATCGTAGAGAAAGTTAGAAACAGTGAAGTTGGAGTAGGTTTTGATGCTCTAAATGAAAAATATGTAAATATGATTGAAGCAGGTATTGTTGACCCAACAAAAGTTACTCGTTCAGCATTACAAAATGCTGCATCTGTATCTTCAATGCTTTTAACAACTGAAGCTGCTGTTGCAGATATTAAAGAAGAAAATCCAGCATCTGCTGTGCCAGGAATGGGTGGCGGAATGCCAGGAATGATGTAA
- a CDS encoding nucleoside phosphorylase has translation MKQPHILCTENDVAEYVILPGDPERVLRVAAYLDKWREIGYSREFRTITGKYKGMPVTVTSTGIGGASTVIALEELIACGAKYFIRIGSAGAVKESIEIGDLIIPTAAVREDGASKMYISENFPAVADLELTNTIINTCRKLKYPYFSGIIRSHDAFYIDDEQDRMRFWNKKNILASDMETAALFTISQLRGVHAASILNNVVKFQGALKESIEEYVETDNIAKEGEKREIILALESFYRFYKEQGKCL, from the coding sequence ATGAAGCAACCTCATATTCTATGTACAGAAAACGATGTAGCTGAGTATGTGATTTTGCCTGGAGATCCGGAAAGAGTACTTAGAGTTGCAGCTTATTTAGATAAATGGAGAGAAATTGGATATAGTCGTGAATTTAGAACAATAACAGGAAAGTATAAAGGTATGCCTGTTACTGTAACTTCTACAGGAATTGGAGGAGCATCTACTGTAATTGCTTTGGAAGAGTTAATTGCATGTGGTGCAAAATATTTTATTCGTATTGGAAGTGCAGGGGCGGTAAAAGAAAGTATAGAAATAGGAGATTTGATTATTCCTACAGCTGCCGTAAGAGAAGATGGTGCATCAAAGATGTATATATCAGAAAATTTTCCTGCGGTAGCAGATCTAGAACTAACAAATACAATTATTAATACTTGTAGAAAGTTAAAATACCCATATTTTTCAGGGATTATTCGTAGTCATGATGCTTTTTATATAGATGATGAACAGGATAGAATGCGGTTTTGGAACAAAAAAAATATACTTGCTTCTGATATGGAGACAGCTGCTCTTTTTACGATAAGTCAGCTAAGAGGAGTACATGCAGCAAGCATATTAAACAATGTCGTAAAGTTTCAAGGAGCATTAAAGGAAAGCATTGAGGAGTATGTTGAAACAGACAATATAGCAAAAGAAGGAGAAAAACGTGAGATTATTTTGGCGTTAGAATCATTTTATAGATTTTATAAAGAACAAGGAAAATGTTTATAA